One segment of Pyricularia oryzae 70-15 chromosome 3, whole genome shotgun sequence DNA contains the following:
- a CDS encoding glycosyl hydrolase family 62 protein, with the protein MESQTFDHGEDGKFSSLEYILDESCSRKSGSICLSRHPRRHPESLFLVLVLDWTLFLLLRFHLSSPSAILTRSDYQLLHLFTLSCFANLPVPLSARHETKMVQFSLTSALALASSLFAASTLAAKSNGCGSVNATLTTGVRQINVNGLQRQYTLKLPDGYDGKTPMKLVFAWHWRFSRMEDVVTGVSIQPWYGLESRAKGSAIFVAPDGINKEWPNDGGRDVAFADAMIKELESGLCIDTDQLFSTGFSYGASMTFALACARPKVFRAVSIIGGGQVSGCEGGTDPVNFLQFHGTEDTVFPMDKGLELKDRFVKNNGCQAKDITMPTNPGQSTRTDFTCTKKKLSFVAYVGGHVGAPLGEQNPLAPDTTWDFFTKST; encoded by the coding sequence ATGGAGTCGCAAACATTCGATCATGGTGAAGACGGCAAGTTTTCTAGTCTGGAGTATATATTGGATGAGAGCTGCTCCCGAAAGTCTGGTTCAATTTGTCTTTCTCGCCACCCTCGCCGGCATCCAGAGTCTCtatttctagttctagtcctgGATTggactctttttcttcttttgcgaTTTCATTTGTCATCTCCTTCAGCTATACTCACTCGCTCAGATTATCAGCTACTCCATCTTTTTACCCTCTCTTGTTTTGCAAATCTTCCAGTTCCTCTCTCTGCAAGGCACGAGACAAAAATGGTTcaattctctctcacctcgGCCCTTGCGCTGGCAAGCAGCCTCTTTGCCGCCAGCACCCTCGCGGCCAAGTCCAACGGCTGCGGCAGCGTCAACGCCACCCTCACCACGGGCGTGCGCCAGATCAACGTCAATGGCCTCCAGAGGCAGTACACCCTCAAGCTCCCCGACGGATACGACGGCAAGACCCCCATGAAGCTCGTCTTTGCGTGGCACTGGCGCTTCAGCCGCATGGAGGACGTCGTCACTGGCGTGAGCATCCAGCCCTGGTACGGCCTCGAGTCCCGCGCCAAGGGCTCCGCCATCTTTGTGGCCCCCGACGGCATCAACAAGGAATGGCCCAACGACGGCGGCCGCGACGTCGCCTTCGCCGACGCCATGATCAAGGAGCTCGAGTCGGGCCTGTGCATCGACACCGACCAGCTTTTCAGCACCGGCTTCTCGTACGGTGCCTCCATGACCTTTGCCCTCGCCTGCGCCCGCCCCAAGGTCTTCCGCGCCGTGAGCATCATCGGTGGCGGGCAGGTCAGCGGCTGCGAGGGCGGCACCGACCCGGTCAACTTCCTCCAGTTCCACGGAACCGAAGACACCGTCTTCCCCATGGACAAGGGCCTTGAGCTCAAAGACAGGTTCGTCAAGAACAACGGCTGCCAGGCAAAGGACATTACAATGCCCACCAATCCCGGCCAGAGCACAAGGACAGACTTCACATGCACCAAGAAGAAGCTCTCCTTTGTCGCCTATGTCGGCGGTCACGTCGGCGCACCGCTGGGAGAGCAGAACCCGCTTGCTCCAGATACCACCTGGGACTTCTTCACCAAGTCGACTTAG
- a CDS encoding prolyl peptidase: MNASIRTATVGQRSKTKRLKQSDIKTTTQNVMADKSSIEGIHSEVPWHSILTPPTTPPAAKSPSPSPSPSPLPTSPPIEEPESYDRYLDGASIQPAELLCAKPPVSTGPNDSIQSFTFTFRVPRDYTQIAPPSPCNSYTLHAELLRRSSPTPELTAAPIFVYLCGGPGSGQQPDRHRLLNHYVVANGYQMLLLDYRGCGRSQALTVDSVLARTSRSRRVVSIPSGSSSSSSSSHEAVRAFQEVRQGNIVRDFEAVRRFLVDYIPGQRALEDRFVLLGQSYGGWIALTYVDRYPGSVRAVLLTGGMPPLGASPERVYARLFDEVARANELFYARYPDAVEMVRRIAAGILRAQDKRGTKRRRLSKRRRVEERYGADDNVPSLATFASMGRLLGEPDGARKLHERLGLIDKHIASTGGPPRFEDMDTHRFNDRLPYAFDHEIQCYVSSEGQTSNWAARAVRDGKAAYDWISSSTEGELAAAAASPDGMHFLGEAFMPEHADDYASLRALGGRAFADEVVRAGQTETLFDMDRLRDNAVPVYAVIYRKDMYVDADLAVEAAAKVGSVSCVRLPETSELRHNAIRESADQVIGIFRNLGFDGFPRDPEI, translated from the coding sequence ATGAACGCCTCTATCCGTACTGCAACAGTAGGACAACGCAGTAAAACGAAGAGGCTGAAGCAGTCGGATATCAAGACAACGACACAAAATGTGATGGCGGACAAATCATCCATCGAGGGGATTCACAGTGAAGTGCCGTGGCATTCCATCCTGAcaccaccaacaacaccCCCGGCCGCCAAGTCGCCATCGCCATCGccatcgccgtcgccgtTGCCGACATCACCACCAATAGAGGAGCCCGAGAGTTACGACCGGTACCTTGACGGCGCGAGCATACAACCCGCCGAGCTCCTCTGCGCCAAGCCCCCAGTATCCACCGGTCCCAACGACTCCATCCAGAGCTTCACCTTCACCTTCCGCGTGCCGCGCGACTACACCCAGATCGCGCCGCCGTCACCATGCAACTCCTACACGCTGCACGCCGAGCTGCTCCGCAGGTCCAGCCCGACGCCGGAGCTCACCGCAGCGCCCATCTTCGTCTACCTCTGCGGCGGACCGGGATCGGGCCAGCAGCCGGACCGCCACCGGTTGTTGAACCACTACGTCGTCGCCAACGGCTACCAGATGCTGCTGCTCGACTACCGCGGCTGCGGGCGGAGCCAGGCCCTGACGGTCGACAGCGTGCTCGCGCGCACCAGCAGGAGTCGCCGCGTGGTTAGCATccccagcggcagcagcagcagcagcagcagcagccacgaGGCCGTGCGGGCGTTCCAGGAGGTGCGGCAGGGCAACATTGTGCGAGACTTTGAGGCCGTCCGCCGCTTCCTCGTCGACTACATACCGGGCCAGCGCGCCCTCGAGGACCGGTTCGTCCTCCTGGGCCAGAGCTACGGCGGCTGGATCGCCCTGACCTACGTGGATCGGTACCCCGGCAGCGTCAGGGCCGTGCTGCTGACGGGCGGGATGCCGCCGCTCGGCGCGTCGCCGGAGCGCGTGTACGCGAGGCTGTTTGACGAGGTGGCCAGGGCGAACGAGCTCTTTTACGCGCGGTACCCGGACGCCGTCGAGATGGTGCGGCGGATCGCGGCCGGGATCCTGAGGGCGCAGGACAAGCGGGGCACAAAGCGCAGGAGGCTTAGCAAGAGGCGCAGGGTGGAGGAGAGGTACGGCGCAGACGACAACGTGCCGAGCCTGGCGACGTTTGCCAGCATGGGCCGGCTGCTGGGCGAGCCGGACGGAGCGCGCAAGCTGCACGAGCGCCTGGGGCTGATCGACAAGCACATTGCCTCGACGGGCGGCCCGCCCCGGTTCGAGGACATGGACACGCACCGGTTCAACGACCGGCTGCCGTACGcgttcgaccacgagatCCAGTGCTACGTGTCCAGCGAGGGCCAGACGTCCAACTGGGCGGCCAGGGCGGTGCGGGACGGCAAGGCGGCCTACGACTGGATCTCGAGCAGCACCGAGGGcgagctggcggcggcggcggcctcacCGGACGGGATGCACTTCCTGGGCGAGGCCTTCATGCCCGAGCACGCCGACGACTACGCGTCGCTGCGGGCGCTGGGCGGGCGCGCGTTCGCCGACGAGGTGGTCCGGGCGGGCCAGACCGAGACGCTGTTCGACATGGACCGGCTGCGCGACAACGCGGTGCCCGTCTACGCCGTCATCTACCGCAAGGACATGTACGTGGACGCGGACCTGGcggtggaggcggcggccaaGGTCGGGTCCGTCAGCTGCGTCAGGCTGCCCGAGACGTCGGAGCTGAGGCACAATGCGATACGGGAGAGCGCGGATCAGGTGATTGGCATATTTCGGAATCTCGGGTTTGATGGGTTCCCGAGGGATCCAGAGATTTGA
- a CDS encoding class II aldolase/adducin domain-containing protein → MAPSSVEVMIDQRPTPGKSSRAASSGKQTNFRSGDPSVALEQMLGDAETTGPPTFHSPARARAYFKHRLAIAFRIFAQFGFCEGVAGHITCRDPIDPTSFWVNPFGLHFSLINDDDLLRVSEDGEVLDGGRNTRLNLAAYAIHVELHRARPDVLCAAHAHTVYGRAMCSTGRPLRMLTQDFCVFWRDIVLYENFGGVVLAAEEGRAIASALGGRKAALLANHGLLVAGPSIEATVAWFVMLEKCCQVQLLAEAAVGGGAANCSGDVVTIGDEEAQATWEVVGSGEHGYFMGLPLFQVAEREFGESTSMGRGMQSLDA, encoded by the exons ATGGCACCATCTTCTGTGGAAGTCATGATCGATCAGAGGCCGACCCCGGGCAAAAGCTCGCGAGCTGCAAGTTCCGGGAAGCAAACGAATTTCCGCAGTGGGGATCCAAGTGTCGCCCTGGAACAGATGCTCGGTGACGCCGAGACTACCGGTCCACCAACGTTTCATAGTCCGGCTAGGGCCCGGGCCTACTTCAAGCACCGGCTTGCCATCGCTTTCCGCATCTTTGCCCAGTTTGGCTTTTGTGAAGGCGTGGCAGGCCACATTACTTGTCGTGATCCCATCGATCCGACTTCGTTCTGGGTCAACCCTTTCG GCCTTCACTTTTCGTTGATCAATGATGACGACCTTTTGCGGGTGAGCGAGGACGGAGAGGTGCTTGATGGTGGGAGGAATACGAGATTGAACCTTG CCGCATACGCAATCCACGTCGAGCTGCACCGGGCCCGACCGGACGTCTTGTGCGCGGCGCACGCCCACACCGTCTACGGCAGGGCCATGTGCAGCACCGGCCGGCCGCTGCGGATGCTGACGCAGGACTTTTGCGTCTTTTGGCGGGACATTGTGCTGTACGAAAACTTTGGCGGCGTCGTCCTGGCCGCCGAAGAGGGCCGCGCCATCGCCTCCGCCCTCGGCGGCAGGAAGGCGGCCCTGCTCGCCAACCACGGCTTGCTGGTGGCCGGTCCGAGCATCGAGGCGACGGTGGCGTGGTTCGTGATGCTCGAAAAGTGCTGCCAGGTGCAGctgctggccgaggcggccgtGGGCGGCGGGGCGGCGAATTGCAGCGGCGACGTGGTGACGATTGGGGATGAAGAGGCCCAGGCGACTTGGGAAGTTGTGGGTTCGGGAGAACATGGTTACTTTATGGGCCTGCCGCTGTTCCAAGTGGCAGAGAGGGAGTTTGGAGAGTCTACTTCCATGGGTAGAGGGATGCAAAGCCTGGATGCTTGA